A stretch of Imperialibacter roseus DNA encodes these proteins:
- a CDS encoding YbbR-like domain-containing protein, translated as MANKKIFTFKIGENWKVVVLAVLAATTFWFFNSLNKNYEARLSYPIAFDFPRDSVVIVKPLPDEVRIDVASGGWNLLRKTFWFNVDPLIIQLDNPTEIKFLTRNSLYDIIKDQLTDIDLNRVVTDTLFISVEPKIQKMVMAVVDSLTIPLATNYRLTSAITYEPDSVLIEGPSSLMNRFPSTWLLEFDRSDIAGDFERSLAVPLTDNRLMSSTPKSVTVKFRAEEFIRDSLLVEIQPVNFPNRYRGKVPFLADTTTYVFYTIKGDLASQVSDSAFSIAADFKMYNSEDSTITPVVLFRPSEVLELQLLPEKLKVGHANQ; from the coding sequence ATGGCAAACAAAAAAATCTTTACATTTAAGATTGGAGAAAATTGGAAGGTAGTAGTATTGGCAGTTTTAGCCGCTACTACCTTTTGGTTTTTTAACTCCCTCAACAAAAACTACGAGGCCAGGCTCAGCTACCCTATTGCTTTTGATTTTCCACGTGACAGCGTCGTAATTGTTAAGCCGCTTCCGGATGAAGTACGTATTGACGTGGCCAGCGGGGGCTGGAACCTCTTGCGCAAAACCTTTTGGTTCAACGTTGACCCGTTGATTATTCAACTCGACAACCCCACCGAAATAAAGTTTCTCACCAGAAACTCCCTCTACGACATCATAAAAGACCAGCTGACAGACATTGACCTGAACAGGGTGGTGACAGACACACTTTTTATTTCTGTCGAGCCCAAAATTCAGAAAATGGTAATGGCCGTGGTGGATAGCCTGACCATTCCCCTTGCAACAAACTACCGACTCACAAGCGCAATTACTTACGAACCAGACAGTGTGCTGATAGAAGGCCCATCAAGCCTTATGAACCGTTTTCCGTCTACCTGGCTACTTGAGTTTGACCGCAGCGACATCGCTGGTGATTTTGAGCGGTCGCTGGCCGTGCCCCTGACTGACAATCGACTGATGAGTTCGACGCCCAAGTCAGTGACTGTTAAGTTCAGAGCCGAAGAATTCATAAGAGACTCCCTGCTAGTAGAAATTCAGCCGGTTAACTTCCCAAACAGGTACCGGGGCAAAGTGCCTTTTCTGGCTGACACCACCACGTACGTCTTTTACACCATCAAGGGCGATCTGGCCAGCCAGGTCAGTGATTCAGCATTTTCCATTGCTGCCGATTTCAAAATGTACAACAGCGAAGACTCTACCATCACCCCTGTTGTCTTGTTCAGGCCTTCGGAGGTGCTCGAGCTTCAGCTGCTCCCTGAAAAACTTAAGGTCGGCCATGCCAACCAGTAA
- a CDS encoding Glu/Leu/Phe/Val dehydrogenase dimerization domain-containing protein, which yields MIETSELKTTGMGIFNQLAELEHEQVVFCHDKATGLKAIVAIHNTVLGPAVGGTRMWNYASEEDALNDALRLSRGMTFKSAIAGLNIGGGKAVIIGDAKKIKNEVLMRRFGKFVHGLGGRYWTAEDVNMSTRDMEYIRMETPYVTGVPESMGGGGDPSPVTAFGVFMGMKATAKKVYGSDSLKGKKVAVQGAGHVATYLMEHLSKEGAKIFVCDFHEEKLKHAADSFGATVVPVDDIYDLDVDIYSPCALGATINDDTIGRLKCAMIAGGANNQLAEELKHGRKLIEKGILYAPDFLINGGGITNVYYEQIGNYNREVVYQQTERIYETTLRVFDLAEKKGITPQESAMEIAINRINDIGKIKLSY from the coding sequence ATGATCGAAACTTCAGAATTGAAAACCACCGGCATGGGTATTTTCAACCAGCTGGCGGAGTTGGAGCATGAGCAGGTGGTATTTTGCCACGACAAGGCAACTGGTTTAAAGGCCATAGTTGCTATTCACAACACAGTTTTGGGGCCTGCTGTAGGCGGCACCCGTATGTGGAATTACGCTTCAGAGGAGGATGCCCTTAACGACGCCCTGCGTTTGTCGAGAGGAATGACATTTAAGTCAGCTATTGCAGGGCTTAATATTGGTGGCGGAAAAGCAGTGATCATTGGCGACGCCAAAAAAATAAAAAACGAGGTGCTGATGCGCCGCTTTGGCAAATTCGTGCACGGACTGGGTGGGCGTTACTGGACGGCTGAAGATGTCAACATGTCTACCCGTGACATGGAATATATCAGAATGGAAACTCCCTACGTAACCGGCGTGCCGGAGTCGATGGGTGGTGGAGGTGATCCCTCTCCGGTTACCGCCTTTGGTGTATTCATGGGCATGAAGGCAACTGCCAAAAAAGTATATGGCAGCGACTCGTTGAAGGGAAAAAAGGTCGCAGTGCAGGGAGCAGGCCATGTGGCTACTTACCTCATGGAACATCTCTCTAAAGAAGGGGCAAAAATATTTGTATGCGACTTTCATGAAGAGAAGCTCAAGCATGCAGCCGACAGTTTCGGAGCCACAGTGGTGCCTGTCGACGACATTTACGACCTGGACGTTGACATCTATTCACCCTGTGCCTTAGGCGCTACGATAAATGACGACACAATCGGTCGGTTGAAATGTGCCATGATTGCGGGCGGTGCCAATAATCAACTGGCGGAAGAGCTAAAGCATGGCAGAAAACTGATTGAAAAAGGAATCTTGTACGCACCTGACTTTCTTATCAATGGCGGCGGCATTACTAATGTGTATTACGAGCAAATAGGCAACTATAACAGGGAAGTGGTGTATCAGCAGACTGAAAGAATATACGAAACAACACTTCGGGTATTTGATCTGGCTGAGAAAAAAGGCATTACGCCTCAGGAATCAGCCATGGAAATAGCCATTAACAGGATCAATGATATTGGTAAGATCAAGTTATCTTACTAG
- a CDS encoding ABC transporter ATP-binding protein, whose protein sequence is MKDLAAINKYLLKYKYHLILGTLFIIISNVFAIIPAYLVRQAFDIVQRGISLHSAFQGLELQSETYDLFTSSIFIYGFFILLMALLRGVFLFFMRQTIIVMSRLIEYDMKNEIYAHYQTLPLSFYRRNNTGDLMARISEDVSKVRMYIGPAIMYGITLFTLFFMVIPFMFSINPKLTLYSLLPLPVLSVSIYFVNNIINKRSEEIQRSLSNLSTFVQEAFSGIRVIKSFVREHDFDDKFNKESNEYKDKSLQLTFVNALFFPLIMFLIGLSTILTVYIGSIEVMAGAITTGIIAEFIIYVNMLTWPVTSLGWITSIIQRAAASQKRINEFLDTKTEIVSTLNVKQEIKGAIKFEDVSFVYPDSGIKALSHVSFTVDPGDSLAVIGTTGSGKSTIANLICRMYDVNQGQIKVDGHDIRAYNVQHLRGQIGYVPQDVFLFSDTLANNIAFGGNDHNRDQIVKAAEDADLLENIKGFPAGFETKIGERGITLSGGQKQRLSIARAIVRNPQILILDDSLSAVDTKTENSILQAMKRIMQNRTTIIISHRVSSAKLANKIIVLDDGEIKEYGVHESLLAQGGIYKELYEKQLQTEESEG, encoded by the coding sequence GTGAAAGATCTAGCAGCAATAAATAAGTATCTCCTTAAATATAAGTACCACCTGATTCTGGGTACTTTATTCATTATTATTTCCAATGTGTTTGCCATTATTCCGGCCTACCTGGTAAGACAGGCATTTGATATTGTGCAGCGGGGAATCAGCCTGCATAGTGCATTTCAGGGTCTTGAGCTACAGTCGGAAACTTATGACTTGTTTACATCCAGCATCTTCATTTATGGTTTTTTCATTCTGCTGATGGCGCTGCTTCGGGGTGTGTTTTTGTTTTTCATGAGGCAGACAATTATTGTGATGTCACGCCTGATAGAATATGACATGAAGAATGAGATTTATGCGCATTATCAGACGTTGCCGCTTAGCTTCTACCGCCGTAACAATACTGGCGACCTGATGGCCAGAATTTCTGAGGATGTGAGCAAAGTGCGCATGTATATTGGCCCCGCCATCATGTATGGAATCACGCTGTTCACCCTGTTTTTTATGGTGATTCCATTCATGTTCAGCATCAACCCGAAGCTGACACTTTATTCTCTTCTGCCCTTACCGGTGTTGTCGGTCAGCATCTACTTTGTTAACAACATCATCAACAAGCGTTCGGAGGAGATTCAAAGGAGTCTTTCCAATCTTTCAACTTTTGTGCAGGAGGCTTTCTCCGGTATTAGAGTGATTAAGTCGTTTGTGAGGGAGCACGACTTTGATGATAAATTCAACAAAGAGAGCAATGAGTACAAGGATAAGTCGCTACAGCTCACTTTCGTGAATGCGCTGTTCTTTCCTCTTATCATGTTCCTTATAGGGCTGAGTACCATCCTTACCGTATATATTGGATCGATAGAAGTGATGGCGGGAGCGATCACCACGGGTATCATCGCTGAGTTTATCATTTACGTGAATATGCTTACCTGGCCGGTAACTTCGCTGGGCTGGATTACCAGTATTATCCAGCGGGCAGCGGCGTCTCAAAAGCGGATCAACGAGTTTCTGGATACAAAGACAGAGATTGTTTCGACACTCAATGTGAAGCAAGAAATTAAGGGAGCGATTAAGTTCGAAGATGTGTCGTTTGTGTACCCCGATTCAGGCATCAAAGCGTTGAGCCATGTTTCATTTACAGTGGATCCGGGGGATTCATTGGCTGTGATTGGCACCACTGGTTCGGGCAAGTCGACCATTGCCAACCTTATTTGCCGCATGTACGATGTGAATCAGGGGCAAATAAAAGTGGATGGTCACGATATAAGGGCCTACAATGTTCAGCATTTGCGTGGGCAGATAGGCTACGTGCCACAAGATGTGTTCCTCTTTTCGGACACATTGGCTAACAACATTGCCTTTGGCGGTAATGACCACAACAGGGATCAAATAGTAAAAGCAGCAGAAGATGCTGACCTTCTCGAAAACATAAAGGGATTTCCGGCTGGGTTTGAAACGAAGATAGGTGAAAGGGGCATTACGCTGTCAGGTGGACAGAAGCAAAGGCTGTCTATTGCCCGGGCCATTGTTCGTAACCCGCAAATCCTTATTCTTGACGATTCGCTTTCGGCGGTTGACACAAAAACAGAGAATTCCATTCTACAGGCGATGAAGCGCATCATGCAAAATCGCACGACGATCATTATCTCACACCGTGTGTCTTCAGCCAAGCTGGCCAATAAGATCATTGTGCTGGACGATGGCGAGATCAAAGAGTACGGTGTCCACGAATCGCTGCTGGCTCAGGGCGGCATTTACAAAGAGCTTTACGAGAAGCAGTTGCAGACAGAAGAGAGTGAGGGGTAG
- a CDS encoding winged helix-turn-helix domain-containing protein, which translates to MKTILAGTCLAIGLLAAVLLLTGSDSPPMAGEKAEIAMRNVGYRVLLAAGDSSSRVLPVTKVDNNIYLIRFENPLTFTTDTLVKVIHEALAPGINTKILPSAYVVNVMECTGNLVVYSYQMAGTEENTLVPCKGRDQPVGCYAIKITFERSTLLAVGKWKLGGLALTCLALAGFIFLRKAPTSNNEQKQPSTLSIGQFAFDLQNGMLKHKDEVIDLTAKEAKILTLFAKQPNMVLERDKLMKEVWEDEGVIVGRSLDMFVSKLRKKLQADPNVKITNVHGKGYKLEIG; encoded by the coding sequence ATGAAGACCATTTTGGCAGGGACGTGTTTGGCAATTGGCCTCCTGGCTGCAGTTCTCCTTCTCACAGGCAGCGACTCGCCACCTATGGCTGGCGAAAAGGCGGAAATAGCCATGCGCAATGTTGGCTATAGAGTGCTATTGGCGGCAGGAGATTCGTCATCAAGGGTACTTCCCGTGACAAAAGTTGATAATAACATCTACTTGATCCGGTTCGAAAACCCTTTGACATTCACCACCGACACACTGGTAAAGGTCATCCACGAGGCACTTGCTCCCGGCATTAATACCAAAATTTTACCCAGTGCCTATGTGGTGAACGTGATGGAATGCACGGGCAATTTGGTTGTGTACAGCTACCAAATGGCTGGTACGGAGGAAAACACCCTGGTACCTTGTAAAGGCAGAGACCAGCCGGTGGGTTGCTATGCGATCAAAATTACCTTCGAACGATCCACTCTCCTTGCTGTTGGAAAATGGAAGCTGGGTGGCTTGGCCCTTACCTGCCTGGCGCTGGCTGGGTTTATTTTTTTAAGAAAGGCTCCCACTTCAAACAATGAACAAAAGCAGCCGTCCACACTTTCGATTGGGCAGTTTGCCTTTGACCTGCAAAACGGCATGCTGAAGCACAAAGACGAGGTCATCGACCTTACGGCAAAAGAGGCAAAGATTCTGACACTATTCGCCAAACAGCCCAATATGGTGCTGGAGAGGGATAAACTCATGAAAGAGGTTTGGGAAGATGAAGGCGTTATTGTAGGCCGCAGCCTGGATATGTTTGTGTCGAAACTCCGTAAAAAGCTGCAAGCCGATCCTAACGTTAAAATCACTAACGTGCACGGGAAAGGGTATAAGCTGGAGATCGGGTAA
- the coaE gene encoding dephospho-CoA kinase (Dephospho-CoA kinase (CoaE) performs the final step in coenzyme A biosynthesis.), whose amino-acid sequence MPTSKPTLVGVTGGIGSGKSTVCKIFAVLGVPVYNSDNRAKSLMVEDKALVEEIKAAFGEEAYSDGQNLNRSFLAKEVFSNPSKLQKLNSLVHPAVGRDFASWVAVQSNQPYVIKEAALLFETGSNNSLDSVLLVTAPEELRVRRVLARDPQRNEKQVRDIIGNQLKDEEKKKLADYVLNNNEQELLVPEVVALHEALLTAAAKKAAKEA is encoded by the coding sequence ATGCCAACCAGTAAACCCACGCTTGTTGGCGTCACCGGAGGCATTGGCTCCGGCAAGTCCACCGTGTGCAAAATATTTGCGGTGCTTGGCGTGCCGGTCTATAACTCCGACAACAGAGCCAAGTCGCTAATGGTAGAAGACAAAGCGCTTGTTGAGGAAATAAAGGCGGCTTTCGGAGAAGAGGCGTATTCGGACGGTCAAAACCTCAACAGAAGCTTTCTGGCAAAGGAAGTTTTCTCAAATCCTTCCAAATTACAAAAGCTCAATAGCCTGGTACATCCTGCTGTCGGGCGTGATTTTGCTTCCTGGGTAGCCGTTCAAAGTAATCAGCCCTACGTCATCAAAGAAGCGGCATTGTTGTTTGAAACCGGGTCAAACAACTCGCTGGACAGTGTCCTGCTTGTCACAGCACCGGAAGAACTCAGAGTTCGTCGGGTGCTGGCCCGTGATCCCCAGCGCAACGAAAAGCAGGTGAGGGACATCATCGGGAATCAGCTCAAAGACGAGGAGAAAAAAAAGCTGGCCGACTATGTACTCAACAATAACGAGCAGGAACTTTTGGTGCCTGAAGTAGTGGCACTACACGAAGCGCTACTGACCGCTGCCGCTAAAAAAGCTGCAAAGGAAGCTTGA
- the nusB gene encoding transcription antitermination factor NusB produces the protein MLNRRTLRIKAVQSYFALEQSIISDFEIANQQIADYFQPDLNSMEPQDAKLLKKKGKIAQTCFAEQHKNDTIQYPAEADDEMKKSVADAVTYFRNQVKKDKEAFQNRMLKDVDSIHDSYYMALMLPAEFALHVSKEKRKQLGNLSSEKIVVANDYNLADNKVVQALLDFEPLQQQLGQRSLSWSAYRDDTSTWYKDILKADEAYKAYQLLSNPTLEQDKEIVLHIIKKLFFKHPTIQTFMEEKDLYWEENSAIVKSLAVKTIKAYQGQGEPFQLLELSANLEDDLDYFRDLFKITFANNEEYEAIVAEKSKNWEIDRIALIDKVILKMAIAEMVHFPSIPVKVTINEFIEISKNYSTPKSKQFVNGLLDVLANDLAAKGVIKKSGRGLIDNK, from the coding sequence ATGCTAAACAGAAGAACCCTTCGGATCAAAGCCGTGCAATCATATTTTGCTCTTGAGCAAAGTATCATCTCCGACTTTGAAATCGCCAATCAGCAAATCGCTGATTACTTTCAGCCTGATTTGAATAGTATGGAGCCTCAGGACGCCAAACTTCTAAAGAAGAAAGGAAAGATAGCGCAAACTTGCTTCGCCGAGCAGCATAAGAATGACACCATTCAATATCCTGCTGAGGCGGATGATGAGATGAAGAAATCTGTGGCAGATGCTGTCACTTACTTCAGAAATCAGGTCAAAAAAGACAAAGAGGCTTTTCAGAACCGCATGCTGAAAGACGTTGATAGCATCCACGACTCTTACTATATGGCACTGATGTTACCAGCGGAGTTTGCACTGCATGTATCGAAGGAAAAAAGAAAGCAATTGGGCAATCTGTCGTCGGAAAAAATTGTTGTGGCCAATGACTACAACCTGGCTGACAACAAGGTTGTTCAGGCCCTTCTTGACTTCGAACCGTTGCAGCAGCAGCTTGGCCAACGGTCGCTCAGCTGGTCAGCTTACAGAGACGACACAAGCACCTGGTACAAGGACATTCTGAAAGCGGACGAGGCTTACAAAGCCTATCAACTACTTTCAAATCCAACGCTGGAGCAGGACAAAGAAATCGTTTTGCACATTATCAAAAAACTGTTTTTCAAGCACCCAACCATTCAAACCTTCATGGAAGAGAAGGATTTGTATTGGGAAGAAAATAGCGCCATTGTGAAAAGCCTGGCGGTGAAAACAATCAAGGCGTATCAAGGGCAGGGAGAGCCCTTCCAACTGCTGGAGCTTTCTGCCAACCTGGAAGACGACCTTGACTATTTCCGTGACCTGTTTAAAATAACATTTGCCAATAATGAAGAGTATGAGGCCATTGTTGCTGAGAAATCAAAGAACTGGGAAATCGATAGAATTGCGCTTATCGATAAGGTGATTTTGAAAATGGCCATCGCAGAAATGGTTCATTTTCCTTCAATACCGGTAAAAGTGACGATAAATGAGTTTATTGAGATATCAAAAAACTATAGCACGCCCAAGAGCAAGCAGTTCGTCAATGGATTATTAGATGTATTGGCCAACGATTTGGCAGCGAAAGGCGTTATAAAGAAAAGTGGAAGAGGATTAATTGATAACAAATAG
- a CDS encoding DUF1573 domain-containing protein has protein sequence MKKSVVNVLVFGALVAVGFSCSNAEMEGRLARLEGRVAELEAGKARSGPASSAATASPTIQQTALEEEVPSGPAPVFTWAEENYDFGTITEGEIAEHVFKFTNTGEAPLIISNASASCGCTVPVWPKEPIPVGGTGEIQVKFNSSNKPGVQNKTVSITANTNPKLSRLNIKAVVSPKAGAADGPVKK, from the coding sequence ATGAAGAAGTCAGTAGTTAACGTATTAGTTTTTGGAGCATTAGTGGCAGTAGGATTTAGCTGCTCAAATGCCGAAATGGAAGGCCGTCTGGCCAGATTGGAAGGTCGTGTGGCAGAATTGGAAGCCGGCAAAGCCAGAAGCGGACCAGCCTCCTCGGCAGCCACAGCCAGCCCTACAATTCAGCAAACTGCGCTTGAAGAAGAAGTGCCATCAGGGCCGGCACCAGTTTTCACCTGGGCCGAAGAGAATTATGATTTTGGCACAATCACAGAAGGTGAGATTGCCGAGCACGTATTCAAATTCACTAACACTGGCGAAGCACCTTTGATTATTTCAAACGCTTCAGCTTCTTGTGGCTGTACTGTGCCAGTTTGGCCTAAAGAGCCTATTCCAGTAGGCGGAACAGGCGAAATACAGGTGAAATTCAACAGTAGCAACAAGCCAGGTGTGCAGAACAAAACTGTCAGCATCACTGCCAATACCAACCCCAAGTTATCACGTTTGAACATCAAAGCGGTGGTTTCTCCTAAGGCTGGTGCAGCAGATGGCCCGGTTAAAAAATAA
- the yajC gene encoding preprotein translocase subunit YajC: MHLILAQASSGGGYMQFVMLGGMILIFWLFFIRPQQKKQKEQRKFIDEIKKGDTVVTTGGIHGKIAAVEDDTVVLEVDKGLKIKFEKAAISLDASKKYATPTAAAS, translated from the coding sequence ATGCATTTGATTTTAGCACAGGCAAGTTCAGGTGGGGGCTACATGCAGTTTGTTATGCTGGGTGGCATGATCCTGATATTTTGGCTTTTTTTCATCAGGCCTCAACAAAAAAAGCAGAAAGAGCAACGCAAGTTTATCGATGAAATAAAGAAAGGTGACACTGTTGTAACCACCGGGGGAATCCACGGAAAGATTGCTGCAGTGGAAGACGACACGGTTGTTCTTGAGGTTGACAAGGGGCTGAAAATTAAATTCGAAAAGGCTGCTATTTCGCTGGATGCCAGCAAAAAATATGCGACGCCGACAGCAGCAGCCTCATAA
- a CDS encoding YtxH domain-containing protein: protein MSRTTGTLIAFLAGAATGAVLGILYAPDKGTNTRDKLSFQLDKYKGRLQELIDELMESKGLVESEAKSEGERIINDAKEKAERLLDDVDELIGQIRKK, encoded by the coding sequence ATGAGCAGGACTACTGGTACCTTAATAGCATTTTTGGCTGGAGCCGCCACCGGAGCGGTGCTGGGTATTTTATATGCTCCCGATAAGGGAACAAACACGAGGGACAAGCTATCTTTCCAGCTCGACAAGTACAAAGGTAGACTTCAGGAGTTGATTGATGAGCTGATGGAGAGCAAAGGCCTGGTGGAGAGCGAAGCGAAATCCGAAGGAGAAAGGATCATCAACGACGCCAAGGAAAAGGCAGAAAGACTGCTTGATGATGTGGATGAGCTCATCGGTCAGATCAGAAAAAAATAG